Proteins found in one Panicum hallii strain FIL2 chromosome 4, PHallii_v3.1, whole genome shotgun sequence genomic segment:
- the LOC112890308 gene encoding xyloglucan galactosyltransferase KATAMARI1 homolog — protein sequence MVDLPPQFDVCAEGSLAFESEHSIRQLMSNAGIGPVLLPAGDRSDGEDEDIVLSTGWYNTNQYALEVIFHHRMRLYESPTPGGGDGGTVYVPYYAAMELQPHTCGMKVPAAGGDDDTGCGNSFMVKPESRNMTVLTCETDIWEQPQRDFAMPYPSYLHPSSAGEVAEGQARVRAAPRPWLFSFAGAGRPGMLAIRDRIFNACDAAIPRRSCGKLDCGGLEGSITCRSPLKLMSLFTSSRFCLQPQGDSFMRPSSVDAVMSGCIPVFFHEASTFEKQYYWHERDPDSDRGGRSNNDRRYYVFIDQDDVLQGKVGIEEALSRYTDDEVAAMREEAIKMIPRFLYKDPRVRFAGDMRDALDITIDEVIARIGKERIWEGNITVANDL from the exons ATGGTGGACCTGCCGCCACAGTTCGATGTCTGCGCCGAGGGGTCTCTGGCGTTCGAGAGCGAGCACAGCATTCGTCAACTCATGTCCAATGCCGGGATCGGCCCGGTGCTCCTCCCCGCCGGGGACCGCAGCGACGGCGAAGACGAGGATATCGTCCTCAGCACCGGCTG GTACAACACGAACCAGTACGCGCTGGAGGTGATCTTCCACCACCGGATGCGGCTGTACGAGTCACCGacgcccggcggcggcgacggcggtacGGTGTACGTGCCGTACTACGCGGCCATGGAGCTGCAGCCGCACACGTGCGGAAT GAAGGtgccggcggccggtggcgacGACGACACGGGTTGCGGCAACAGCTTCATGGTGAAGCCGGAGTCCAGGAACATGACGGTGCTCACGTGCGAGACTGACATCTGGGAGCAGCCACAGCGAGACTTCGCCATGCCGTACCCGAGCTACCTCCACCCCTCGTCGGCCGGTGAGGTGGCCGAGGGgcaggcgcgcgtgcgcgccgcgccgcggccaTGGCTGTTCTCCTTCGCCGGCGCGGGCCGCCCCGGGATGCTGGCCATTCGCGACCGCATCTTCAACGCGTGCGACGCTGCGATCCCGCGCCGAAGCTGCGGGAAGCTCGACTGCGGCGGCCTCGAGGGCAGCATCACCTGCCGGTCACCGCTGAAACTCATGTCCCTCTTCACCTCCTCCCGCTTCTGTCTACAGCCGCAGGGCGACTCCTTCATGCGCCCCTCGTCCGTGGACGCCGTCATGTCTGGCTGCATTCCCGTCTTCTTCCACGAGGCCTCCACCTTCGAGAAGCAGTACTACTGGCACGAGAGGGACCCGGACAGCGACCGCGGTGGCCGGAGCAACAATGACCGCCGCTACTACGTGTTCATCGACCAGGACGACGTCCTCCAAGGAAAGGTGGGCATCGAGGAGGCTCTGAGCAGGTACACCGATGATGAGGTTGCCGCCATGAGAGAGGAGGCGATCAAGATGATCCCGAGGTTCCTGTACAAGGACCCCCGGGTGAGGTTCGCAGGAGACATGAGAGACGCGTTAGACATCACCATTGATGAGGTGATTGCGAGGATTGGTAAGGAGAGGATTTGGGAGGGAAATATTACAGTTGCCAATGACTTATGA
- the LOC112889898 gene encoding 1-aminocyclopropane-1-carboxylate oxidase 1, translating to MEIPVIRMDQLYGEKRPETLSLLHNACAQWGFFWLENHGVNEDLMNKMKGLVNKHYEQDMEKNFYSSEMATIQGYEKISSNVDWECSFMYRHQPKSNSHDIPKLLRITVVEYAEEVIKLAEQLAAAMSENLGLDKDYIEKAFSKPSVGIKVAKYPKCSHPGLVMGLREHTDAGGIILLLQDELVPGLEFLKDGKWVPVPPTQGNRIFVNLGDQIEVMTNGIYKSICHRVLPNKNGSRLSIATFYNPGADAIICPAPKLTYPSQYRFEDYLNFYSTTKFTDKVSRFQTTKEILK from the exons ATGGAGATCCCAGTGATAAGGATGGATCAGCTGTACGGTGAGAAGAGGCCAGAGACACTTTCACTCCTCCATAATGCCTGTGCGCAATGGGGTTTCTTTTGG CTTGAGAATCATGGGGTCAATGAGGACCTTATGAATAAAATGAAGGGACTGGTGAACAAACACTATGAGCAAGACATGGAGAAGAACTTCTACAGTTCGGAGATGGCAACGATCCAAGGTTATGAGAAAATTTCGTCAAATGTTGACTGGGAGTGCAGTTTCATGTATCGTCATCAGCCAAAATCAAACAGTCATGATATTCCTAAGCTGCTTAG AATAACAGTAGTTGAATATGCTGAAGAAGTAATCAAATTGGCTGAACAGCTCGCGGCAGCTATGAGCGAAAATCTTGGGTTGGACAAGGATTACATCGAGAAGGCATTTTCAAAACCTTCTGTAGGCATCAAGGTGGCAAAGTATCCCAAGTGCAGTCATCCAGGGCTTGTGATGGGCCTCAGGGAACACACTGATGCTGGAGGGATCATACTTCTATTGCAAGATGAGTTAGTCCCAGGTTTGGAATTTCTGAAAGATGGTAAGTGGGTCCCAGTACCTCCAACACAAGGCAACAGAATTTTTGTAAACCTTGGGGATCAGATTGAAGTGATGACCAATGGAATCTACAAGAGCATATGCCATCGGGTTCTTCCCAACAAGAATGGGAGCCGCCTATCTATTGCAACATTCTATAACCCTGGTGCTGATGCCATTATCTGTCCAGCTCCAAAGCTTACATATCCTAGCCAATATCGTTTCGAAGACTACCTTAATTTCTATTCTACTACCAAATTCACTGATAAGGTATCAAGGTTCCAGACAACAAAGGAAATACTGAAGTGA
- the LOC112889897 gene encoding uncharacterized protein LOC112889897: MEQWLPLFRHLLACPVANADAFSSFPASGDCPSSPPPAAALLRLLVSPAPTLPASAPDPDPTAAILFQTLPPFLQSQALSFLASSAGLLDPHLVRALAARVLSGPPGRYGFWARRGARHLLDGLPEKEGVPGVASEEFVDGFHEPPPCLKEAAARARPVLPWLPVDCRSVMGGVAPDRGGGDGLDGIGLETLVLKQDEDLEMQEAGCVLPPQAPPLADLIVQRALDLQKEIVTVESVLVAKRVVKDLQDLCVESRNAAAVLSLVQPWEADDDTLRVLLSNLLLPEDGVQRGGLALVLCSVFLPQLLELQRPPSSVLLSAALDLCKLHPAAALEAVLFPLVLRKGGLNVPQCDVLTRIVKECMHPLHVAAFCHRLLSGEEQDRKPVCMPQHHENVGTHLVWTESLFALFYSILSQDICLTPSTIGELISVTDERASEFSRSLKFGNFMLCLVSKCWHQCKNQRVLLERAAERTNTFLTKAILAKLRPAS; the protein is encoded by the coding sequence ATGGAGCAGTGGCTGCCGCTgttccgccacctcctcgcctgCCCCGTCGCCAACGCCGAcgccttctcctccttcccCGCCTCCGGCGACTGCCCCAGCTCGCCTCCCCCGGCGGCcgcgctcctccgcctcctcgtCTCCCCGGCACCCACGCtccccgcctccgcccccgacCCCGACCCCACAGCCGCCATCCTCTTCCAGACCCTCCCGCCCTTCCTCCAGTCCCAGGCGCTCTCCTTTCtcgcctcctccgccggccTCCTCGACCCGCACCTCGTCCgcgccctcgccgcccgcgTCCTATCCGGCCCGCCTGGGCGGTACGGATTCTGGGCCCGTCGCGGCGCCCGCCACCTGCTCGACGGATTGCCCGAGAAGGAAGGCGTCCCCGGTGTCGCCTCTGAGGAGTTCGTTGATGGATTCCACGAGCCGCCTCCGTGTCTTAaagaagcggcggcgcgggcgcgtcCTGTCTTGCCGTGGCTCCCTGTTGATTGCCGGAGCGTCATGGGGGGCGTGGCCCCTGACCGTGGTGGTGGGGATGGTTTGGACGGGATTGGGTTGGAGACGTTGGTGCTGAAGCAAGACGAGGATTTGGAGATGCAGGAGGCTGGGTGCGTTCTGCCACCTCAGGCTCCTCCGCTTGCAGATTTGATTGTGCAGAGGGCGCTGGATTTGCAGAAGGAGATTGTGACGGTAGAATCTGTCTTGGTGGCCAAGCGAGTGGTGAAAGATTTGCAGGACCTTTGTGTTGAGTCCAGGAATGCTGCAGCAGTGCTTAGTTTAGTACAGCCGTGGGAAGCTGATGATGACACTCTAAGGGTCTTGCTTTCCAATTTACTGCTTCCAGAGGATGGAGTGCAAAGAGGAGGGCTAGCACTTGTTCTGTGTTCTGTTTTCCTACCACAGTTACTCGAGCTTCAAAGACCACCTTCGTCGGTTCTTCTTTCCGCTGCGTTGGATCTCTGCAAGCTCCACCCAGCTGCAGCACTGGAAGCTGTACTCTTTCCACTGGTTCTTAGAAAGGGCGGGCTAAATGTTCCCCAGTGTGATGTGCTAACACGTATTGTCAAGGAGTGCATGCATCCACTGCATGTCGCTGCTTTCTGCCATAGGCTGCTTTCAGGGGAGGAGCAAGATCGGAAACCAGTTTGTATGCCTCAGCATCACGAGAATGTTGGCACTCATTTGGTCTGGACGGAATCTCTGTTCGCTCTATTTTACAGCATTCTCAGTCAAGATATTTGCTTGACACCAAGCACCATTGGTGAGCTAATTTCTGTAACTGATGAGCGGGCATCAGAGTTCTCGAGGTCACTGAAATTTGGCAACTTTATGCTGTGCTTAGTGTCGAAGTGTTGGCATCAATGTAAGAATCAGAGGGTTTTGCTCGAGAGAGCTGCTGAGAGAACCAACACTTTCCTGACCAAAGCTATATTGGCAAAACTGCGCCCTGCAAGTTGA
- the LOC112888784 gene encoding beta-galactosidase 9 isoform X2: MSGGAALLLALLAAAAAAAIVLSPANAAVSYDRRAVVINGQRRVLISGSIHYPRSTPEMWPDLLQKAKDGGLDVVQTYVFWNGHEPVQGQYYFGDRYDLVRFVKLAHQAGLYVHLRIGPYVCAEWNFGGFPVWLKYVPGISFRTDNGPFKAAMQAFVEKVVSMMKAEGLFEWQGGPIILAQVENEYGPMESVMGAGAKPYANWAAKMAIATGAGVPWVMCKQDDAPDPVINTCNGFYCDYFSPNSNSKPTMWTEAWSGWFTAFGKPVPHRPVEDLAFAVARFIQKGGSFVNYYMYHGGTNFDRTSGGPFIATSYDYDAPIDEYGLLRQPKWGHLRDLHKAIKQAEPALVSGDPTVQSIGNYEKAYVFKSSSGACAAFLSNYKTNAAATVTFNGRRYELPAWSISVLPDCKTAVFNTATVRAPSAPARMSPAGGLSWQSYSEATNALDDRAFTKDGLVEQLSMTWDKSDYLWYTTYVNIDSSEQFLKSGKWPQLTIYSAGHSLQVFVNGQSYGSAYGGYDSPKLTYSGYVKMWQGSNKISILSAAVGLPNQGTHYETWNVGVLGPVTLSGLNEGKRDLSSQKWTYQIGLHGESLGVHSAAGSSSVEWGGAAGNQPLTWHKAYFNAPAGGAPVALDMGSMGKGQAWVNGRHVGRYWSYRAPGGGCDGCGYAGTYSETKCQSSCGDISQRYYHVPRAWLNPSGNLLVLLEEFGGDLSGVTLVTRTT; this comes from the exons ATGTCCGGCGGCGCCGCGCTCCTCCTCGCCCTGCTggctgcggcagcggcggcagccATCGTCCTTTCCCCGGCCAATGCCGCAGTGTCGTACGACCGCCGAGCCGTGGTCATCaacgggcagcgtcgcgtcctcATCTCGGGCTCCATCCACTACCCGCGCAGCACGCCGGAGATGTGGCCGGACCTGCTACAGAAGGCCAAGGACGGCGGCCTCGACGTGGTCCAGACCTACGTGTTCTGGAACGGGCACGAGCCCGTGCAGGGGCAGTACTACTTCGGCGACCGCTACGACCTCGTCCGCTTCGTCAAGCTCGCGCACCAGGCCGGCCTCTACGTCCACCTCCGCATCGGCCCCTACGTCTGCGCCGAGTGGAACTTCGG ggggttCCCGGTGTGGCTCAAGTACGTCCCCGGCATCAGCTTCCGGACGGACAACGGGCCGTTCAAGGCGGCGATGCAGGCGTTCGTGGAGAAGGTGGTGTCGATGATGAAGGCGGAGGGGCTCTTCGAGTGGCAGGGCGGCCCCATCATCCTGGCGCAGGTGGAGAACGAGTACGGGCCCATGGAGTCCGTCATGGGAGCCGGCGCCAAGCCCTACGCCAACTGGGCCGCCAAGATGGCCATCGCcaccggcgccggcgtgccctgGGTCATGTGCAAGCAGGACGACGCCCCCGACCCCGTC ATCAACACCTGCAACGGGTTCTACTGCGACTACTTCAGCCCCAACTCCAACAGCAAGCCCACCATGTGGACGGAGGCCTGGAGCGGCTGGTTCACGGCGTTCGGCAAGCCGGTGCCGCACCGCCCGGTGGAGGACCTGGCCTTCGCCGTGGCGAGGTTCATCCAGAAGGGCGGATCCTTCGTCAACTACTACATG TACCATGGCGGCACCAACTTCGACCGGACCTCCGGCGGGCCGTTCATCGCCACCAGCTACGACTATGATGCGCCGATCGACGAATATG GTTTGCTGAGGCAGCCGAAATGGGGCCACCTGAGGGACCTGCACAAGGCCATCAAGCAGGCCGAGCCAGCGCTCGTCTCCGGCGACCCGACGGTCCAGTCCATCGGCAACTACGAGAAG GCGTACGTGTTCAAGTCGAGCagcggcgcgtgcgcggcgtTCCTGTCCAACTACAAGACCaacgcggcggcgaccgtgacGTTCAACGGGCGGCGCTACGAGCTCCCGGCGTGGTCCATCAGCGTGCTGCCGGACTGCAAGACCGCCGTGTTCAACACCGCGACGGTGCGGGCGCCGTCGGCGCCTGCGAGGATGAGCCCCGCGGGCGGCCTCTCGTGGCAGTCCTACAGCGAGGCCACCAACGCGCTGGACGACCGCGCCTTCACCAAGGACGGCCTCGTCGAGCAGCTCAGCATGACGTGGGACAAGTCCGACTACCTGTGGTACACCACATA CGTCAACATCGACTCGAGCGAGCAGTTCTTGAAGTCCGGCAAGTGGCCGCAGCTGACCATCTACTCCGCCGGCCACTCCCTGCAGGTGTTCGTCAACGGGCAGTCATACG GCTCCGCGTATGGCGGCTACGACAGCCCGAAGCTGACGTACAGCGGGTACGTGAAGATGTGGCAGGGCAGCAACAAGATCTCCATCCTCAGCGCCGCCGTCGGCCTCCCT AACCAGGGCACCCATTACGAGACGTGGAACGTCGGCGTGCTCGGGCCGGTGACGCTCTCCGGCCTGAACGAGGGGAAGCGGGACCTCAGCAGCCAGAAATGGACGTACCAGATCGGCCTGCACGGCGAGTCGCTGGGCGTCCACTCCGCCGCCGGGAGCTCGTCCGTCGAgtggggcggcgccgccgggAACCAGCCCCTGACATGGCACAAG GCCTACTTCAAcgcgccggccggcggcgcgccggTGGCCCTGGACATGGGCAGCATGGGCAAGGGCCAGGCGTGGGTGAACGGGCGGCACGTCGGCCGGTACTGGTCGTACAGGGCCCCCGGCGGCGGGTGCGACGGGTGCGGCTACGCCGGCACGTACAGCGAGACCAAGTGCCAGAGCAGCTGCGGCGACATCTCCCAGAGGTACTACCACGTCCCGCGTGCGTGGCTCAACCCCAGCGGCAACCTGCTGGTGCTGCTCGAGGAGTTCGGCGGCGACCTCTCCGGCGTCACGCTGGTGACCAGGACGACATGA
- the LOC112888784 gene encoding beta-galactosidase 9 isoform X1 codes for MSGGAALLLALLAAAAAAAIVLSPANAAVSYDRRAVVINGQRRVLISGSIHYPRSTPEMWPDLLQKAKDGGLDVVQTYVFWNGHEPVQGQYYFGDRYDLVRFVKLAHQAGLYVHLRIGPYVCAEWNFGGFPVWLKYVPGISFRTDNGPFKAAMQAFVEKVVSMMKAEGLFEWQGGPIILAQVENEYGPMESVMGAGAKPYANWAAKMAIATGAGVPWVMCKQDDAPDPVINTCNGFYCDYFSPNSNSKPTMWTEAWSGWFTAFGKPVPHRPVEDLAFAVARFIQKGGSFVNYYMYHGGTNFDRTSGGPFIATSYDYDAPIDEYGLLRQPKWGHLRDLHKAIKQAEPALVSGDPTVQSIGNYEKAYVFKSSSGACAAFLSNYKTNAAATVTFNGRRYELPAWSISVLPDCKTAVFNTATVRAPSAPARMSPAGGLSWQSYSEATNALDDRAFTKDGLVEQLSMTWDKSDYLWYTTYVNIDSSEQFLKSGKWPQLTIYSAGHSLQVFVNGQSYGSAYGGYDSPKLTYSGYVKMWQGSNKISILSAAVGLPVSSPPLSLFFQFRVQTTVILISSCCPSSTVLQNQGTHYETWNVGVLGPVTLSGLNEGKRDLSSQKWTYQIGLHGESLGVHSAAGSSSVEWGGAAGNQPLTWHKAYFNAPAGGAPVALDMGSMGKGQAWVNGRHVGRYWSYRAPGGGCDGCGYAGTYSETKCQSSCGDISQRYYHVPRAWLNPSGNLLVLLEEFGGDLSGVTLVTRTT; via the exons ATGTCCGGCGGCGCCGCGCTCCTCCTCGCCCTGCTggctgcggcagcggcggcagccATCGTCCTTTCCCCGGCCAATGCCGCAGTGTCGTACGACCGCCGAGCCGTGGTCATCaacgggcagcgtcgcgtcctcATCTCGGGCTCCATCCACTACCCGCGCAGCACGCCGGAGATGTGGCCGGACCTGCTACAGAAGGCCAAGGACGGCGGCCTCGACGTGGTCCAGACCTACGTGTTCTGGAACGGGCACGAGCCCGTGCAGGGGCAGTACTACTTCGGCGACCGCTACGACCTCGTCCGCTTCGTCAAGCTCGCGCACCAGGCCGGCCTCTACGTCCACCTCCGCATCGGCCCCTACGTCTGCGCCGAGTGGAACTTCGG ggggttCCCGGTGTGGCTCAAGTACGTCCCCGGCATCAGCTTCCGGACGGACAACGGGCCGTTCAAGGCGGCGATGCAGGCGTTCGTGGAGAAGGTGGTGTCGATGATGAAGGCGGAGGGGCTCTTCGAGTGGCAGGGCGGCCCCATCATCCTGGCGCAGGTGGAGAACGAGTACGGGCCCATGGAGTCCGTCATGGGAGCCGGCGCCAAGCCCTACGCCAACTGGGCCGCCAAGATGGCCATCGCcaccggcgccggcgtgccctgGGTCATGTGCAAGCAGGACGACGCCCCCGACCCCGTC ATCAACACCTGCAACGGGTTCTACTGCGACTACTTCAGCCCCAACTCCAACAGCAAGCCCACCATGTGGACGGAGGCCTGGAGCGGCTGGTTCACGGCGTTCGGCAAGCCGGTGCCGCACCGCCCGGTGGAGGACCTGGCCTTCGCCGTGGCGAGGTTCATCCAGAAGGGCGGATCCTTCGTCAACTACTACATG TACCATGGCGGCACCAACTTCGACCGGACCTCCGGCGGGCCGTTCATCGCCACCAGCTACGACTATGATGCGCCGATCGACGAATATG GTTTGCTGAGGCAGCCGAAATGGGGCCACCTGAGGGACCTGCACAAGGCCATCAAGCAGGCCGAGCCAGCGCTCGTCTCCGGCGACCCGACGGTCCAGTCCATCGGCAACTACGAGAAG GCGTACGTGTTCAAGTCGAGCagcggcgcgtgcgcggcgtTCCTGTCCAACTACAAGACCaacgcggcggcgaccgtgacGTTCAACGGGCGGCGCTACGAGCTCCCGGCGTGGTCCATCAGCGTGCTGCCGGACTGCAAGACCGCCGTGTTCAACACCGCGACGGTGCGGGCGCCGTCGGCGCCTGCGAGGATGAGCCCCGCGGGCGGCCTCTCGTGGCAGTCCTACAGCGAGGCCACCAACGCGCTGGACGACCGCGCCTTCACCAAGGACGGCCTCGTCGAGCAGCTCAGCATGACGTGGGACAAGTCCGACTACCTGTGGTACACCACATA CGTCAACATCGACTCGAGCGAGCAGTTCTTGAAGTCCGGCAAGTGGCCGCAGCTGACCATCTACTCCGCCGGCCACTCCCTGCAGGTGTTCGTCAACGGGCAGTCATACG GCTCCGCGTATGGCGGCTACGACAGCCCGAAGCTGACGTACAGCGGGTACGTGAAGATGTGGCAGGGCAGCAACAAGATCTCCATCCTCAGCGCCGCCGTCGGCCTCCCTGTAAGCTCACCACCATTGTCACTCTTCTTCCAGTTCAGAGTTCAGACCACCGTGATCCTAATCTCCTCTTGCTGTCCGTCTTCCACCGTCCTGCAGAACCAGGGCACCCATTACGAGACGTGGAACGTCGGCGTGCTCGGGCCGGTGACGCTCTCCGGCCTGAACGAGGGGAAGCGGGACCTCAGCAGCCAGAAATGGACGTACCAGATCGGCCTGCACGGCGAGTCGCTGGGCGTCCACTCCGCCGCCGGGAGCTCGTCCGTCGAgtggggcggcgccgccgggAACCAGCCCCTGACATGGCACAAG GCCTACTTCAAcgcgccggccggcggcgcgccggTGGCCCTGGACATGGGCAGCATGGGCAAGGGCCAGGCGTGGGTGAACGGGCGGCACGTCGGCCGGTACTGGTCGTACAGGGCCCCCGGCGGCGGGTGCGACGGGTGCGGCTACGCCGGCACGTACAGCGAGACCAAGTGCCAGAGCAGCTGCGGCGACATCTCCCAGAGGTACTACCACGTCCCGCGTGCGTGGCTCAACCCCAGCGGCAACCTGCTGGTGCTGCTCGAGGAGTTCGGCGGCGACCTCTCCGGCGTCACGCTGGTGACCAGGACGACATGA